A genomic stretch from Thermomonospora umbrina includes:
- a CDS encoding winged helix DNA-binding domain-containing protein: MRVFDAVERRARLAVRHRLAPAVRSDDVPTIAGAVVALHATDPATVFLSVAARTVAGTSADVERALYDDRSVLRMLGMRRTMFVVPDGLAPVVQAACTDAVAVRERRSLVRQLAEAGLGDERWLDEVAASTRRALVERREATAVQLAEAEPRLKLRYDPAPGKAYSRPTNLTGRVLGLLAMEGEIVRGRPLGSWLSGQYRWSPVERWLPEGMARPSPEEARAELARRWLAAYGPAPVADLKWWTGWTAVEVKKALAAIGPAEVDLGGVTGLLLPGDEEPVPDPGPWAALLPSLDPTPMGWAGREWYLGEHREALFDRTGNIGPTVWWNGRIVGGWAQRKDGEIALRLLEDVGADAVAVIEVERARMAGYLGEVRVTPRFRTPLERELTG, from the coding sequence GTGCGAGTGTTCGACGCGGTCGAGCGGCGGGCCCGGCTGGCGGTGCGCCACCGGCTCGCCCCGGCGGTGCGGAGCGACGACGTCCCCACGATCGCCGGCGCGGTCGTGGCGCTGCACGCCACGGACCCGGCGACGGTGTTCCTGTCGGTGGCGGCGCGGACCGTCGCGGGCACGTCGGCGGACGTGGAGCGGGCGCTGTACGACGACCGTTCCGTGCTGCGGATGCTGGGCATGCGCCGGACGATGTTCGTGGTGCCGGACGGGCTGGCCCCCGTGGTGCAGGCGGCCTGCACCGACGCGGTCGCGGTGCGGGAGCGCCGGAGCCTCGTCCGACAGCTCGCGGAGGCCGGCCTGGGCGACGAGCGCTGGCTCGACGAGGTGGCCGCGTCGACCCGCCGGGCGCTGGTGGAACGCCGTGAGGCCACCGCCGTGCAGCTCGCCGAGGCCGAACCCCGGCTCAAGCTGCGGTACGACCCGGCCCCCGGCAAGGCGTACTCCCGGCCCACCAACCTCACCGGTCGGGTGCTGGGCCTGCTCGCCATGGAGGGCGAGATCGTCCGGGGCCGCCCGCTGGGCTCGTGGCTCAGCGGCCAGTACCGGTGGTCGCCGGTCGAGCGGTGGCTTCCCGAGGGCATGGCCCGCCCCTCCCCCGAGGAGGCCCGGGCGGAGTTGGCGCGCCGCTGGCTGGCCGCGTACGGGCCCGCGCCGGTCGCCGACCTGAAGTGGTGGACGGGCTGGACGGCCGTCGAGGTGAAGAAGGCGCTGGCCGCGATCGGCCCCGCGGAGGTGGATCTCGGCGGCGTCACGGGCCTGCTGCTCCCGGGTGACGAGGAGCCGGTGCCCGACCCCGGCCCATGGGCCGCGCTGCTGCCCTCCCTGGACCCGACGCCGATGGGCTGGGCGGGTCGTGAGTGGTACCTGGGCGAGCACCGGGAGGCCCTGTTCGACCGCACGGGCAACATCGGGCCGACGGTCTGGTGGAACGGTCGCATCGTGGGCGGATGGGCCCAGCGCAAGGACGGCGAGATCGCGCTCCGCCTCCTGGAGGACGTGGGCGCCGACGCGGTCGCGGTGATCGAGGTCGAACGCGCCCGGATGGCCGGGTACCTCGGGGAGGTCCGGGTGACGCCCCGTTTCCGGACGCCGCTGGAGCGGGAACTGACCGGGTGA